The Nocardia vinacea genome contains the following window.
GAGCGGCGCCGAGCCGGGTTCGCGTCGTCTCGATCATATGGTCGAGCGGCGGCACCGGATCGAATGCTTCGGGGGCCAACCTCCATTGGTAGCCGACCCCGCGCAACATCGCCACGACGACCTGCGCTTCCACCACCGGATCGACGGTCGCGCGGATCGAGCCGTCGGCGATTCCGCGTCGAATCTGTCCCGCGAGCACTTCCCAGGTCTCCCGGTGTAGCTCGACGAAGCGCTCCCGCAGCTCCTGGCCAGGCCCCAGCGCTTCGAACATCAGGGCATAGAGCACCCGCAACGATCGGCGGTCGAGCCGGTACTGATCCCGGATGCCTTCCAGCAAAACCATCAAACCGTCGAGCCCCGAAAGGCCTTCGGCCCGAGGCGTGATCGTCGTAATCGTCCAACGCCTGACGATTCGGTCGACCAGCGCCTCGAGCAATTTCGTCTTGGAACCGAACCGCGCGGTGGCAAGGCTGCGGCTGTAGCCCGCACGCTCACCGACCGTGGCCAGGGTCATGCTCGCATACCCACCTTCGGCGACCAGTTCACCCGCCGCTTCCAGCAGCAACCGCGTGGACAGCTGCGAGCGCGCTTGATGCCCGTTGAGCGATTCGACCTCAATATGCATCAAAAAATTGTAGCTGACTAACCAATTTTTTCGGCACCATGATCTACACCCACAGGCAGCAGCGCATCGATCAGCAGGCCGAGGTCATCGAGGGCTCGATCCACGGCAACATCCTCGGGATCGAGCATCGCCTGATAGGCCGCACCACGCAGACCGCCGACCACCAGGCGGGCCACCGCCTCGGCATCGACGTCGGACCCTACAGTCCCCTCGGCCATACCCGATTCGATGACGCCACGCACCGAAGTGCGCAGATCGCGGTGCAGTTCGAGCATGCGCTGCTGTAGCAGCGGGACCGGCAGCAACGCCTCGAACATCAGGATGTAGAGCGCGCGCATCCGATTCGGCGAACGAAGCCAGCTGGACTTCAGCTCGGCCAGCATGGCCCGGATCGCGACCGCACCGGTCGTACCGCCGATGACCTCACGCAGCGACCTACCCTGCCAGTCGACGACCATGCGTTCGACCAGCGCCCACAGTAGCCCTTCCTTCGAACCGAACCGTGCGGTCACCAGCCCGGGGCTATAGCCCGCGCGAACGCCGATCGCCGCCAGCGTCATGCGCTCGTAGCCGCCTTCGGCGATGAGATCCGCCGCCGCGTCCAGGAGTCGACTGGTCGACAGTTCCGAACGCGCCTGCTTCGGGGTGGGCAGGTTGCGATCCACACGTGCCACAGTGATCCTCCATGCTCGCCACCTTCGCTTCGAGGGGCGATATTCCCATTCGATCCCCGCATCCTACTGATCATGCCCCTGCTCAGCCTTGCTGACCTGCGCGGAAGAAAATTAAGTTGTCAGCTAGATAATTTTTTCGTAGAGTCATGGGACCACTCCGGTGTGCTCCAGCCCACATCGGATTCCGATGGTCCCGCTGACGTCAGTCTGGGCCTACATCGCCACAACAGTTCCCTACGAAGAGGTAGGTCCCCAATGACCTCAGAGGCAATAGCCGCTTGGCAGGCCGTACGCACTCGGCTCGACGACGTCCTCGACAGCCTCAGCGCCGACGAGTGGCTGCTGCCCTCCGCCTGTGCCGGCTGGCGAGTGCGCGATGTGATCGCCCACCTGGGCGCCAGCGCGCGAGCCGTCCTCGATCCGTTGCCGGAGCCTGCCGACGCTCCCCCGCTGCCCGAGAACAGGGAACGCCAGCACGACGTCGCGGTGGCTCGTCGCCACGGCTGGTCGGTCGATGAAGTCGTCGACGAATACCGCACCTACAGTCCGAAGCTGGTCGAGCTGGTGGGTTCATTCCAGGCCGAACCCACTGCGTCCCAACCCTTTCCGGTACCGGGACTGGGCGTATACCCGATGCATTCGCTGGCGAACGCGCAGGTGTTCGACTATCACTGCCATCTCCGCCACGATCTGCTCGGACCCGCCGGCCCGCTCCAGCGCAGCCTGCCCGAACCGGAAGGCGAAGTCGTGCACGCTGCGGTCGTCTGGATGATGCTCGGCTTGCCGCAGATGCAGGGCAATGAACTCGACGACACCGTCACCGTTCCGATCACCTTCCGGTTCACCGGACCGGGCGCGAGCGAATGGACCGTGCACCGGCCCGACCCCGCGGGCGGATTGGTCGTCGAGGAGCACGGCAGCGCCGACGTCATCGTGACCTCGGATGCGGACGCCTTCATCGCCTGGGGCACCAAACGCCGTGACTGGCGGGCGGATTGCATCATCTCCGGCTCGGATTCGCTCGCCGCGGTCCCGTTGCTGGACGCGCTGAACATCATCTAGCGGCGGGACACGCCCAGAAAGGATCCCGCGTGGATTTCGACGACACACCGGCCGAGGCCGAATACCGGCGCCAGATCCGGGAATTCCTGAACCCTCACCATGATGAGCTGATCCATGGGGACGGCGAATATCTCAATGAACCGGGCGTGGAGAACATCGACGGCCTGCGCCGCACGCAGGCCCTGCTGTACGACGCCGGATATGTGGGCGTCACCTGGCCGATCGCGTACGGCGGCCGCGGCGGCACGGCCATGCAGCAGGCCATCGTCACCCAGGAAATGGCCCTAGCCGCGATCCCGGCCCTCGCCAACTTCGTCGGCCTGGGCATGTGCGGACCCACTGTGCTCGCCCACGGCACAGAGGACCAGAAGGCACGCTACATCCGACGGCTACTCCGCGCCGACGACATGTGGTGCCAACTGTTCAGCGAGCCCGATTCGGGCAGCGACCTCGCCGCACTTCGCACCACCGCGGTCCGGCAGGAGGACGGCACGTGGAGGGTGGACGGGCAAAAGGTGTGGAACACCCGCGCGCAATACTCCTCGTACGGCATCCTGCTGGCTCGCACCGACCGCACTGTCGCCAAACACCGCGGACTCACGATGTTCGTCGTCGACATGCGCGCAGCCGGTGTGACGGTGCGCCCGCTCGAGCAGATGAACGGGGACCATGAATTCACCGAGGTGTACCTCGATGGCGTGGTGATTCCGGATATCGAGCGGCTCGGTGCGGTGAACGATGGCTGGCGGGTCGCGCTGACCACGCTCATGAATGAACGCCTGGCTGTCGGTGGTGGTGGCAACGAGGTCGGTGTCCGCCTCGAAGCGCTGATCCAGCACGCCCGCGAGCGCCTGCCCGGGTTGCCCGGCGATACGCAAGTGCTGGCCCGCCAAGCGCTTGGCCGGGTCGTCGTCGAATCGCTGGCGACGCGCTACACCGGCTATCGGCGTCTGACCGCCATTGCACGCGGCGAGATCCCGGGCCCGGAGGCCAGTGCAGGAAAGCTCTCGGCCGTGCGCACCGCGCGCGCCGGCGCCGATCTCGGAGTGCGGCTGCTCGGTCCGGAGGCCGTCTACGGCCGAACTTCGAAGGGTGAGTGGCTGTGGCCGACCGCACAGGCATCGGTGCCCGGCACAGCCATCGCGGGCGGCACCGACGAGGTCCTGCGCAACATCCTCGGCGAGCGAATCCTCGGACTGCCGCCCGAACCTCGGACGGATACGCAGCCAGTCTCAGCAGGTAGGGAAGGCCGATCGTGAACTTCGACCTCGACGACAACCAGCGCGAATTCGCCGCGGCCGCAAAGGAATTCTTCGAAGGGCAGGACTGCCTCGCTCATGCCCGCGCCCTGCTGAAGGAACCCGGCGAAGCCCGCCCGGGACTGAAGAGCCTGGCGCAACTGGGTTTCTACGGGCTCATCGCACCCGAGTCCGCCGGCGGGATCGGGCAGTCCATCCTCGACCTCGCGGTGGTCGCCGAACAAGCCGGGCGGGTGCTGGCCGGTCCGTCACTGGTCACCGCGGCGCGGGCCGCCGTCCTGCTCGACGGTGACACCGAACGACTGGCCGCGCTCGCGGACGGGTCGACCGAGTATGCCGTGCTCGACGGCTCACCGGAAGGCTCGGCGCCCTCGATCGACGCGCGTATAGCGACCGAATTCCTCGCTCTGGACGGTACAACCCTCGTCGTGGGGACCGGTGAGCCGATAGCCGGCGAACCGATCGACGCCACCCGAGGATTGGCCTCGGTGCGGCTGACCGACCGAACCGTGCTACGAACCGATGCCGGACAGCTGTGGGAACGCGCCCGCCAAATCGCGACCGTCATCCTCGCTGCGGAAGATCTCGGCGCCGCCGACCGCGTCTTCGAGATCGGTGTCGAATATGCCCGCACCAGAACAACTTTCGGCCGTGCGATCGGCTCCTACCAGGCGATCAAACACCGTCTGGTCGATGCCTGGGTCGATGTGGACCAGCTCCGCTCCCTGATGTGGTGGGCGGCGTGGACCGCCGATCACTCCCCCGAGGATTTGCCGCTGGCAGCTTCGGCGGTGAAGGCCTATAGCTCCCGTGTTCTGGAGGAGGTGACCGAAACCTTGATCCAGCTCCACGGCGGTATCGGCTTCACCTGGGAGCACGACGCGCATCTGTTCTGGAGACGCGCCAAGGTCGACCGTCTACTGCTCGGTGACGAGGCCGAGCACCTGGACCATGTCGCCCTTCTGACCCTAGAAACTCGAGAAGAGACCCTCCTATGAGCGACCCGGATTTCACCTCCTTCCCACTGGCCCCGAAGGGCAACAAGTTCGAAGATTTCACCGTCGGACAGAAGTTGACCCACCACTGGGGCCGAACCCTGACCGAAGCCGACAACACCTTATTCTGCACGGCAACCTGCAACTGGCTGCCGCAGTATCTGAACTCCGAATTCGCCCGCAGCTACGGTCATCCGTCGACCGTGGTACATCCTATGCTGGCTCTGTGCACCGTCGTCGGGCTGTCGGTGGAAGACCTCAGCGAGGCAGGGGGGCCGTTTCTCGGGGTGGAGGACTGCGTCTTCCACGTTCCGGTGTACCCCGGTGACACCCTGACCGCCCGGTCCGAGGTGCTGGACAAACGGATCTCGGCCAGTCGGCCCGGGGTCGGCATCGTCACCTGGCGAACCGAAGCACACAACGACCGCGGTGAACTGGTCCTCGACTTCAAGCGGACCAATCTCGTCGAGCAACGGAAGCTGCGGTGAGCGCCGCCACCGCCCTGGAACCCGGCGGCGCACGGCGGCGCACGGAAGACGTTGCGCCGCAGGACAACGTTCGGCGATTTACCGTCCGCCTTATATCGAAGGAGGCCCGATCATGAGCCGATCCGATGCCGATCTACTCGGGGCCACCGGCTGGTTCGAAGACTTCGCCGTGGGTCAGCGCATTCGCCATGCCCGGGCGGCGACCATCGACGAGGTCGAAGGCGCATACCTGTCCAAGCTGGCGATGAACACCGCGCAGGGGCACTGGAATGAGCACTACCTGACGGATTCGCCGCTCGGCGGCGGCCGCCTCGTCTTCGGCCTACTGACCGCATCCATGGTGTTCGGCCTGGCATCCCAGGACACCGCTGAGCATGCGCTTGCCGAATTGGGTTGCACCGCATTGCGGTTCCGCGCACCCGTACACCACGGCGACACCATCGAAGCCTTCACCGAGGTGCTCGCCGCCACCGATGCCCCCGATCGCGACGACGCAGGCGTCATCCGGTTCAAACACTGGGGTCGCCGCCAGGACGAGACCGTGGTCTTCGAAGGCGAGCGAACTGTCCTCATCAAACGCAAGAAGCATTGGAGCTGACCATGACCACATCCCGACCGAATCGACTGCGCCGCAGCGAACTGTCCACCCCGGGCACCAGCCCCAAGATGATCGCCAAGGCCGCCGCCAGCGACGCCGACCTGGTCTTCCTCGATCTCGAGGACGCGGTGGCGCCGAACGCGAAGGTGGGCGCCCGTGCGAACATCATCGCCGGGCTCAACGACCTGGACTGGGGCACGAAGGTACGCGCCTACCGTGTCAACGGCGTGCACACCCAGTGGTGCCACGACGACATCATCGAGGTCGTCACCGGTGCGGGCCCCAACATCGACGTGATCATCGTTCCCAAGGTGAAGTCGCCGCGCGACGTCTGGTTCGTCGACGACCTGCTCACCCAGTTGGAGAGCAAGCTGGGTCTCGAAACCGGCCGCATCGGCCTGGAGTTGCTCATCGAGGAGACCGAGGCACTGGCCTGCGTCGAGCAGATCGCTGCCGCCTCACCACGGCTCGAAGCGCTGATTCTCGGCATCGGCGACCTGTCAGCCAGCCAGGGCGTGCGCGCCAGCCACGTCGGAGTTGCCGATGAGGGCGAGGTCGGCGCCTACCCCGGCGATATCTGGCACTTCGCCCGTACCCGGATGATCGTGGCGGCGCGCGCCAACGGCATCGACGCCATCGACGGCCCCTACGCCCACTTCGCCAACCCCGAGGGCTACCGCCGCGACGCGAGCTGGGTCGCCACCCTCGGCGGTGTCGGCAAGTGGTGCATCCACCCCAGCCAGATCGCCATCGCCAACGAGGTCTTCGCCCCCACCGAAGCGGAGATCAAGACCGCGACCGAGATCGTGACCGCGGTTCAGGAGGCCGAGGCGCAGGGCCTGGGCGCGGCGAACTACAACGGGATCATGGTCGATGCCGCTACCACCCGGGTCTTCGAGACCACACTGGAGCGCGCGCGCCTGTGCGGGCTGCTCTGATCCGGCCGATACTGAAATCGATATCAAGGTGGTGAACGTCATGCCAGGACCGCTCGAAGACGTGCGGGTCGTCGATCTGACGGCCATGCTGGCCGGCCCGTACGCGACCATGCTGTTGACCGATCTCGGTGCACAGGTGGTCAAAGTCGAACCCCCGCAAGGCGACACCACCCGCACCGTCGGGCCGTACCGGGAGGGAGACTCCCGGGACGGTCTGGCCGGATACTTCCAGTCGGTCAACCGGGGAAAACGCAGTGTCGTACTGGACCTCAAGACCGAAGAGGGCAAGGGCAAGCTCCTCGAACTGGTGCGCGTCGCCGACGTCGTCGTCGAGAACTACGCCGCCGGGGTCATGGACCGGCTGGGGCTCGGCTACGAGGTTCTGCAGGAGCAGAACCCGCGGCTGGTCTACGCGACCCTGCGCGGCTTCGGAGATCCGCGTACCGGCGACAGCCCGTACCGGAACTGGCCCGCGTTCGACGTGGTCGCTCAGGCGATGGGCGGATTCCTAGGAGTCACCGGCACGCCCGACGGGACGCCGATCAAGTCCGGCCCCGGCATCGGAGATCTGTTCCCGGCCACACTGCTGGCCGTGGGCATTCTGGCCGCACTGCATCACGCGCGCCGGACCGGCGAGGGGCAGTTTATGGACGTTGCCATGTACGACGCTGTGCTATCGATGTGTGAACGCACCGTCTACCAGTACTCCTATACTGGTGATGTCCCTGCGCCGCAAGGCAATACGCATCCGCTGCTGTGCCCGTTCGATATTCTGCCCACCGTCGACGGTTGGATCGCATTGGCCGCCAACGACAAACAATGGCCCATCATCTGCGAAGCTATGGGTCGCCCGGAAATGGCCGTCGACGAGCGGTACACGTCCAATTCAGCTCGGGTTCGCCACCGTATCGAGGTCAGGTCCGCCTTGGAAGAGTGGCTCGCCACTACGACGACGAAAGAGGTCGTCGACGCCCTCGGCGGGAAGGTGCCGATCGGTCCCGTGAATTCGATCGCCGACATCTACGCCGACCCGCACACCGCCGCGCGGGAAATGCTCGTACCGATCGAACAACCCGGCAGCGACACCCCGGTGACCGTCGCCGGTCAGCCCATCAAACTGACCCGCACACCCAGCCGGGTCTACGGGCGCGGCCCACTGCTCGGTGAGCACGATGTCGACGGCATCATCGCCGAGTGGAACCTCGCTTGACGCCATCCGCAAACCTCCTGTCCGACACAAGGATATCCACTGGGCGAGGCGATCTCGGCGCACAACCAACGGAGTAGACCGATGCCCGAGGGCCACGTGACTGGAGGCCGGAAAGTCACGACCCCGGGCCATCAGATCGGTCTGTTCGCCAGTGGCGCACAGGATTTCTGGTGATCACCGGCGGCGTGAGAACATCACGCCAGTACCCGTGTCCACCCTGACGTGTTTCCACCTGAAAGTGGCCATTGACAGGCGGGCGCCCGCCGTTTCTCGTTGCGGTCCCGCGCGTCCAACTGCACCAGCGGCACGGCTAGGCCGGGCGGGAGAAGCCCTCGGGCGGTGCGCCCTCGGCGAACAGCATGGCCACCCGGGCCTTGTCCTTTCGTATCTCCCGGGCCCGCCGGTACTCGGCGGAGTCGTACCACTCCCGGATCCGGTCCATGTCGGGAAACTCGATGACCACGAACCCGGAGGAGTCCCAGGTGCCTTCGACGGGCTTGGGCGCGGGTCCTGCGACCAGGTAATGGCCGCCGTGGTTGAGGATGGACTGCTGGGCCACGGCCGCGTAGGCCAAGCCGGCCTGCTCGTCGAGCACATCGAAGTTGACGATGACGTAAGCGGGCGTGAATTTCCCCGTCCCGAACTGCGGGTAGAGCGCGCCGATGCCTCCGGACAGACCCGCGAGCACGGTCTTGCTCGTCTCGTCGGCGATGATCTCGAGGGTGCCGGCGGCGACACCGTCGAGGGCGATGCGCGCGATGTCGGCGGGGTCGGCCTTCGGCGCGGCGAGGCCGGCGGTCATGTCGGTGTCCATGTACCCGACGTGCAGCGCCGAGACCCGGGTGCCCTGCGGGGCGAGTTCCTGGCGCAGCCCGTTCGTCATCGACCAGGAGGCCGACTTGGCGGCGCAGTAGGCACCGAACTCGGGGTGGTTGATCCAGGAGGCGACCGACAGGATGTTCAGCACCGCGCTGCTCTCGTGAGAGCCGAGCTGGGGGGCGAATGCCCGGGTGACCGCCAAGGTGCCGAGGTAGTGGGTGTCGATCTCCAGGCGGATGTCCGTCAAGTCGCCCGTCAGCAGCGACGCGTAGGTGGCCGAACCGGCGTTGTTGACCAGGATCGACACGTCGCCGGCCGTCTCTGCCGCGGCGGCGATGGAGGCGGGGTCGGTCACGTCGAGGGCGATCGGCTTCACGCCGTCGAGGTCGACGGCTGCGGGATTGCGGGCTGCCGCGTAGACGGTCGCGCCCCGGTCGCGCAACTGCTTTGCCAGGTGACGTCCCAGGCCGCGGTTCGCCCCGGTGACCAGTGCGGTCTGTCCTTCGATCTGCATAAGAGCACTCCCTGCTGGATAGGTTTTTCCAACTTAGACCCTCTGAGTTGGAATGGTCAACTCAGGGTAGGCTTGCGGCATGGGCAGGATTCCGAATGACAGTTGCGCTATCGCCCGCAGTCTGGAGGTGCTGGGCGAGCGCTGGACGTTTCTGATCCTGCGCGAGGCCGTGGCGGGGTCGAGCCGATTCTCGGAGTTCCGCAACGGGCTCGGTGTGGCGCCGGACGTTCTCACCGCACGCCTGAACACGCTGGTCGCATACGGCGTGATGGAGAAGGTGCCCTACCGGGAACCGGGAGAGCGGGCTCGCTTCTCGTACGTGCTCACGGATGCGGGCCGGGAACTCCTCGTCGTCCTGCTCGCCCTGCAGCAATGGGGCGACAAGCACCTGCCTTGGCCGGACGGGCCGAGCATCCTGCGCCAAGTCGCGGGCACCGAACGAGCGGTGCACGTCGGGTTCATCGACGATGACGGAAACGAAGTCGACGAAAGCTCCATGGCACTGATTCCGACCGCCGCCTCCTGCGGCCGGAAGTAGCGCAGCTTCGAGTCCCGAGACGCGCCCCTCCCATGCTCCATGACCGGACGTGAACGAACGCGGTAGGCCTTGCTGCCCGCTCCGCGCATTCCGGAGCAGGCAGCCTTCGCCGGCGGCCGCCGCACCTGACGGCTCGCCGGCCGCTGGTCCCGCAGCGCCGACTATGTCCGGCGTCCGCTGCGGATGTCCCCGGCTGCGCCTCCTTGACCGGTCTGGTTCGCCGGTCGTATGGCAGCCCGTCTCGTCGTCACATGCCCCGGCGTGCAATCAGCCCGGTCCGCGAGGGGACGCACGGTTGTTTCTGCTCACCTGCCGCGCCCCTTTGCCTGTTCGCCGAGAATTTCTGAGCCTCTCGGGCGTTTGTGCC
Protein-coding sequences here:
- a CDS encoding helix-turn-helix domain-containing protein: MGRIPNDSCAIARSLEVLGERWTFLILREAVAGSSRFSEFRNGLGVAPDVLTARLNTLVAYGVMEKVPYREPGERARFSYVLTDAGRELLVVLLALQQWGDKHLPWPDGPSILRQVAGTERAVHVGFIDDDGNEVDESSMALIPTAASCGRK
- a CDS encoding CoA transferase, which gives rise to MPGPLEDVRVVDLTAMLAGPYATMLLTDLGAQVVKVEPPQGDTTRTVGPYREGDSRDGLAGYFQSVNRGKRSVVLDLKTEEGKGKLLELVRVADVVVENYAAGVMDRLGLGYEVLQEQNPRLVYATLRGFGDPRTGDSPYRNWPAFDVVAQAMGGFLGVTGTPDGTPIKSGPGIGDLFPATLLAVGILAALHHARRTGEGQFMDVAMYDAVLSMCERTVYQYSYTGDVPAPQGNTHPLLCPFDILPTVDGWIALAANDKQWPIICEAMGRPEMAVDERYTSNSARVRHRIEVRSALEEWLATTTTKEVVDALGGKVPIGPVNSIADIYADPHTAAREMLVPIEQPGSDTPVTVAGQPIKLTRTPSRVYGRGPLLGEHDVDGIIAEWNLA
- a CDS encoding TetR/AcrR family transcriptional regulator, whose protein sequence is MARVDRNLPTPKQARSELSTSRLLDAAADLIAEGGYERMTLAAIGVRAGYSPGLVTARFGSKEGLLWALVERMVVDWQGRSLREVIGGTTGAVAIRAMLAELKSSWLRSPNRMRALYILMFEALLPVPLLQQRMLELHRDLRTSVRGVIESGMAEGTVGSDVDAEAVARLVVGGLRGAAYQAMLDPEDVAVDRALDDLGLLIDALLPVGVDHGAEKIG
- a CDS encoding CoA ester lyase; this translates as MTTSRPNRLRRSELSTPGTSPKMIAKAAASDADLVFLDLEDAVAPNAKVGARANIIAGLNDLDWGTKVRAYRVNGVHTQWCHDDIIEVVTGAGPNIDVIIVPKVKSPRDVWFVDDLLTQLESKLGLETGRIGLELLIEETEALACVEQIAAASPRLEALILGIGDLSASQGVRASHVGVADEGEVGAYPGDIWHFARTRMIVAARANGIDAIDGPYAHFANPEGYRRDASWVATLGGVGKWCIHPSQIAIANEVFAPTEAEIKTATEIVTAVQEAEAQGLGAANYNGIMVDAATTRVFETTLERARLCGLL
- a CDS encoding TetR/AcrR family transcriptional regulator — translated: MHIEVESLNGHQARSQLSTRLLLEAAGELVAEGGYASMTLATVGERAGYSRSLATARFGSKTKLLEALVDRIVRRWTITTITPRAEGLSGLDGLMVLLEGIRDQYRLDRRSLRVLYALMFEALGPGQELRERFVELHRETWEVLAGQIRRGIADGSIRATVDPVVEAQVVVAMLRGVGYQWRLAPEAFDPVPPLDHMIETTRTRLGAARLGA
- a CDS encoding acyl-CoA dehydrogenase family protein; translation: MDFDDTPAEAEYRRQIREFLNPHHDELIHGDGEYLNEPGVENIDGLRRTQALLYDAGYVGVTWPIAYGGRGGTAMQQAIVTQEMALAAIPALANFVGLGMCGPTVLAHGTEDQKARYIRRLLRADDMWCQLFSEPDSGSDLAALRTTAVRQEDGTWRVDGQKVWNTRAQYSSYGILLARTDRTVAKHRGLTMFVVDMRAAGVTVRPLEQMNGDHEFTEVYLDGVVIPDIERLGAVNDGWRVALTTLMNERLAVGGGGNEVGVRLEALIQHARERLPGLPGDTQVLARQALGRVVVESLATRYTGYRRLTAIARGEIPGPEASAGKLSAVRTARAGADLGVRLLGPEAVYGRTSKGEWLWPTAQASVPGTAIAGGTDEVLRNILGERILGLPPEPRTDTQPVSAGREGRS
- a CDS encoding DUF1330 domain-containing protein is translated as MSGGIGALYPQFGTGKFTPAYVIVNFDVLDEQAGLAYAAVAQQSILNHGGHYLVAGPAPKPVEGTWDSSGFVVIEFPDMDRIREWYDSAEYRRAREIRKDKARVAMLFAEGAPPEGFSRPA
- a CDS encoding MaoC family dehydratase codes for the protein MSRSDADLLGATGWFEDFAVGQRIRHARAATIDEVEGAYLSKLAMNTAQGHWNEHYLTDSPLGGGRLVFGLLTASMVFGLASQDTAEHALAELGCTALRFRAPVHHGDTIEAFTEVLAATDAPDRDDAGVIRFKHWGRRQDETVVFEGERTVLIKRKKHWS
- a CDS encoding acyl-CoA dehydrogenase, which gives rise to MNFDLDDNQREFAAAAKEFFEGQDCLAHARALLKEPGEARPGLKSLAQLGFYGLIAPESAGGIGQSILDLAVVAEQAGRVLAGPSLVTAARAAVLLDGDTERLAALADGSTEYAVLDGSPEGSAPSIDARIATEFLALDGTTLVVGTGEPIAGEPIDATRGLASVRLTDRTVLRTDAGQLWERARQIATVILAAEDLGAADRVFEIGVEYARTRTTFGRAIGSYQAIKHRLVDAWVDVDQLRSLMWWAAWTADHSPEDLPLAASAVKAYSSRVLEEVTETLIQLHGGIGFTWEHDAHLFWRRAKVDRLLLGDEAEHLDHVALLTLETREETLL
- a CDS encoding MaoC family dehydratase produces the protein MSDPDFTSFPLAPKGNKFEDFTVGQKLTHHWGRTLTEADNTLFCTATCNWLPQYLNSEFARSYGHPSTVVHPMLALCTVVGLSVEDLSEAGGPFLGVEDCVFHVPVYPGDTLTARSEVLDKRISASRPGVGIVTWRTEAHNDRGELVLDFKRTNLVEQRKLR
- a CDS encoding maleylpyruvate isomerase family mycothiol-dependent enzyme — encoded protein: MTSEAIAAWQAVRTRLDDVLDSLSADEWLLPSACAGWRVRDVIAHLGASARAVLDPLPEPADAPPLPENRERQHDVAVARRHGWSVDEVVDEYRTYSPKLVELVGSFQAEPTASQPFPVPGLGVYPMHSLANAQVFDYHCHLRHDLLGPAGPLQRSLPEPEGEVVHAAVVWMMLGLPQMQGNELDDTVTVPITFRFTGPGASEWTVHRPDPAGGLVVEEHGSADVIVTSDADAFIAWGTKRRDWRADCIISGSDSLAAVPLLDALNII